In Skermanella sp. TT6, one genomic interval encodes:
- a CDS encoding VirB3 family type IV secretion system protein, whose amino-acid sequence MNTIRLNQALVRPLLVAGGERIPTGLVVGSGFGLLAFGWQFVSVLCAAIGLLCLTAGLAVVQAMAKRDPQMFDVYRRYLIYRPYYPARPSAFGGR is encoded by the coding sequence GTGAACACCATCCGTCTCAACCAAGCGCTGGTGCGCCCGCTGCTGGTCGCGGGCGGCGAGCGCATCCCAACTGGGCTGGTGGTCGGCTCCGGCTTTGGCCTGCTGGCCTTCGGCTGGCAGTTCGTCTCCGTCCTCTGCGCGGCCATCGGCCTGCTGTGCCTCACCGCCGGCCTCGCCGTCGTGCAGGCGATGGCGAAGCGCGATCCGCAGATGTTCGACGTGTACCGCCGCTACCTGATCTACCGACCCTACTATCCGGCGCGGCCCTCCGCGTTCGGGGGGCGGTGA
- a CDS encoding TrbC/VirB2 family protein: MKRTAPVALAVLLFAQAAHAAVTAGGGMPYSTGLNTFSTSLRGEIAGILIVIGVIGGVGLWIAGGQLEGMLQTIARVIIGACIVGGVVTFLTTIGVTGAVL; the protein is encoded by the coding sequence ATGAAGCGCACCGCCCCTGTCGCTCTCGCCGTCCTGCTCTTCGCCCAAGCCGCCCACGCCGCCGTGACGGCGGGCGGCGGCATGCCCTATTCGACCGGCCTGAATACCTTCTCTACTTCGTTGCGCGGAGAGATCGCGGGCATCCTGATCGTGATCGGTGTGATCGGCGGTGTCGGCCTGTGGATCGCCGGCGGCCAGCTCGAAGGCATGCTCCAGACGATCGCCCGCGTCATCATCGGTGCCTGCATCGTGGGTGGCGTCGTGACCTTCCTGACCACGATCGGCGTGACGGGGGCGGTGCTGTGA
- the trbB gene encoding P-type conjugative transfer ATPase TrbB: protein MSFSGGIQTVQARQVEVVTRLLGETVGPLLLAADVTDIVLNDDGTLWVTRLGQDSAPVGAMAAHEAEALIAATARTLNTVVTRQSPIVEGELLIDGSRFEGIIPPVVTRPIFAIRKKASAVFTLGQYVERGLMTRRQRRLIEKAICQRRNLLVCGSTGSGKTTLGNAILAAIDELTPAHRIIGIEDTRELQCSARNAVFMRATETVTIRQLLRAALRLFPDRIIVGEVRGAEAFDLLMAWNTGHPGGLCTVHSDISHPRAALTRLEILVSLATTAPMQRLIGEAVHLILCVERCPDGTRRVSQLVSVEGFDDSDYVLRPLSDLDQEEPFP from the coding sequence ATGAGCTTTTCCGGTGGTATCCAGACGGTTCAGGCCCGGCAGGTCGAGGTCGTGACGCGCCTGCTGGGCGAGACGGTCGGTCCGCTCCTGCTGGCGGCGGACGTGACCGACATCGTGCTGAACGACGACGGCACGCTCTGGGTGACGCGGCTCGGCCAGGACAGCGCCCCCGTCGGCGCGATGGCGGCCCACGAGGCCGAAGCGCTGATCGCGGCCACCGCCCGCACCCTCAACACCGTCGTCACTAGGCAGAGTCCCATCGTCGAGGGCGAGCTGCTGATCGATGGGTCGCGCTTCGAGGGGATCATCCCGCCCGTGGTGACGCGTCCCATCTTCGCCATCCGCAAGAAGGCCAGCGCCGTGTTCACCCTTGGCCAGTACGTCGAGCGCGGGCTGATGACCCGCCGTCAGCGCCGCTTGATCGAGAAGGCGATCTGCCAGCGCCGCAATCTCCTGGTCTGCGGCTCCACTGGATCGGGCAAGACGACGCTGGGCAACGCCATCCTCGCCGCCATCGACGAGCTGACGCCCGCCCATCGCATCATCGGCATCGAGGACACCCGGGAGCTGCAGTGCTCTGCCCGCAACGCCGTGTTCATGCGCGCCACCGAAACCGTCACTATCCGCCAGCTCCTGCGCGCCGCCCTGCGACTGTTTCCCGACCGGATCATCGTCGGGGAGGTGCGCGGCGCGGAGGCCTTCGACCTGCTGATGGCGTGGAACACCGGCCATCCCGGCGGATTGTGCACCGTCCACTCCGACATCAGCCATCCCCGGGCGGCCCTGACCCGCTTGGAAATCCTCGTCTCCCTCGCCACCACCGCCCCCATGCAGCGCCTGATCGGAGAGGCCGTCCACCTGATCCTGTGCGTCGAGCGCTGCCCGGATGGCACCCGCCGCGTCTCGCAGCTCGTCTCCGTCGAGGGCTTCGACGACTCCGACTACGTGCTGCGCCCCCTCTCCGACCTTGACCAAGAGGAGCCTTTCCCATGA
- a CDS encoding Rpn family recombination-promoting nuclease/putative transposase, which produces MQNLPVTHDAFFRVLMDEPGVAAAVLREHLPAEVAALLAPEAPELLDAHFVAAHLRHSQADRLYRARTLAGGELYIYVLLEHKSAPDPEVGVQLLGYLAEIWRRLDRQRLEQGGAVGSERPPIVPLVIYHGAREWTVPLSFGETVAAYPALRPYLPDFRYALLDLGRVPDERLSDQRVARGGLRVLKYSHRPDGQGAAVLAAVDDLLGSGILVSAFIYINWAYDAVDRRAIEGALARAPDEQREAVMSVMAQERKQGRIEGKAETLLRLLERRFHGVPELYRARLLAADADQLDTWIDAVLEADSVDAVFGRPTAH; this is translated from the coding sequence GTGCAGAACCTACCGGTCACCCATGACGCCTTCTTCCGGGTGCTGATGGACGAGCCCGGCGTGGCCGCGGCCGTGCTGCGCGAGCACCTGCCGGCCGAGGTGGCGGCGCTGCTGGCGCCCGAGGCGCCGGAGCTGCTCGATGCCCACTTCGTCGCGGCCCACCTGCGCCACAGCCAGGCCGACCGGCTCTATCGGGCCCGGACCCTGGCCGGCGGCGAGCTCTACATCTACGTGCTGCTGGAGCACAAGAGCGCGCCGGACCCGGAGGTCGGGGTCCAGTTGCTGGGCTACCTGGCCGAGATCTGGCGCCGGCTGGACCGGCAGCGGCTGGAGCAGGGCGGGGCGGTGGGCAGCGAGCGCCCGCCGATCGTGCCGCTGGTGATCTACCATGGTGCCCGGGAGTGGACCGTGCCGCTGTCGTTCGGCGAGACGGTAGCGGCATATCCGGCGCTACGGCCCTACCTGCCGGACTTCCGGTACGCCCTGCTCGACCTCGGACGGGTGCCGGACGAGCGGCTGTCCGACCAGCGGGTGGCGCGCGGCGGGCTGCGGGTGCTGAAGTACAGCCACCGGCCGGACGGGCAGGGGGCGGCGGTGCTGGCGGCGGTCGACGATCTGCTGGGTAGCGGAATCCTGGTCAGTGCGTTCATATATATCAACTGGGCGTACGATGCGGTTGACCGGCGGGCGATCGAGGGGGCGCTGGCCCGGGCGCCGGATGAGCAGAGGGAGGCGGTGATGTCGGTCATGGCACAGGAACGCAAACAGGGACGCATCGAGGGCAAAGCCGAGACCCTGCTCCGGCTGCTCGAGCGACGCTTCCACGGTGTTCCGGAACTTTACCGTGCCCGGTTACTGGCAGCTGATGCGGATCAGCTTGATACCTGGATCGACGCGGTGCTTGAGGCCGACAGTGTCGATGCCGTCTTCGGCAGACCGACAGCGCACTGA
- a CDS encoding DUF4167 domain-containing protein has translation MTPPDQHRSRSRNRVPAGHKPSQHGGGRTGGSGSALAKHARYLELAQLARTAGDEVAAQHNLQHAEHWYRTAMAERRTGSDAPAAVDGGILAD, from the coding sequence GTGACGCCACCTGATCAGCACCGATCAAGATCCCGGAACAGGGTTCCGGCTGGCCACAAACCATCCCAACACGGTGGCGGCCGTACGGGCGGCAGTGGCAGCGCCCTGGCGAAGCACGCCCGCTACCTGGAGCTTGCCCAGCTGGCCAGGACCGCCGGCGACGAGGTCGCGGCGCAGCATAACCTTCAGCATGCCGAGCACTGGTACCGCACGGCGATGGCCGAGCGGCGAACCGGCAGCGATGCCCCGGCGGCAGTCGATGGCGGGATCCTTGCCGACTAA